In Gemmatimonadaceae bacterium, the following are encoded in one genomic region:
- a CDS encoding PAS domain S-box protein has translation MFSSTGQATRQTPRGVIDAGARSLLDALPAHIAILDAEGGIIATNAAWNRYAARNGFRGEGFGVGHNYVAVCRAASGDRDAHAHLVADGIEAVLAGKATEFELDYECHAPHRRQWFRVLVTPAPADSGASAVVMHVDVSSISHAEEALRSNEGRYRELFKRHPQAMYVCDASTLRFVAVNDAAVARYGYSREEFLGMTLFDLRPADAHDALRQELSVVPMGPRHPGLHRHVRKDGSVVMVDISTHTLEYADRQAFVVLAIDVTERELAESALRDGAARLQALASELEAERARLVAAQAVGKIGSWEFDLATATGRWSEELYRIYGQPNDGTPMTIARVLGWFHPDDRAPAQASFAAGLAQPGEVMESRHRIVLPDGSEKVVNDRFRIQADAAGVPVTVSGTAQDVTEQHRMLDAIQISEERFRLVAKATNESVWDWDMVASTLWWNDGYEAMFGYHHGATRPSLEGWLDRIHPDDRDDIYASITAALSEGRTDWAREYRYCRSDGTYAYVLDRGHILRDEGGRPVRMIGGMRDLSSRRDVEMRLNEQAALLDAAHDAILVKDMDDRIVYWNKGAERLFGWTAEEAIGQVATRLFDVEMESYRAARESLLAHGQWEGELVKHTRDGRERAVDVRWTVVRSESGAPRAVFAITLDVTERKRLEAQFLRAQRLESIGTLAGGIAHDLNNVLAPIMMSIELLKSGETDPERLETLATIESASQRGADMVRQVLSFARGTEGVRQPIDVGLLARDVVKIARETFPKDIAVRLRTVLGPWLIDADATQIHQVLMNMVVNARDAMPHGGTLELSIANVVLDDTYAGMHTESRPGRYLSITVADTGRGIPPEVMERLFEPFFTTKEQGKGTGLGLSTVHTIVRTHGGFVTVYSEPGHGARFVVHLPARIDMLPDEGVPGAAQQLPRGAGELILVVDDEEPIREIVRKTLERFGYEVIVAVNGAEAVARYVQHDGRVAAVLTDMAMPVMDGPAMVIALRALDPAARIIGSSGMLTSDKLAHLSGQSSMQFVHKPYTAEALLTTLHRVLHETA, from the coding sequence ATGTTCAGCAGCACCGGGCAGGCCACAAGGCAGACACCGCGCGGCGTGATCGACGCGGGGGCCCGGTCATTGCTCGATGCCCTGCCCGCGCACATCGCCATCCTCGATGCGGAGGGCGGCATCATCGCCACCAACGCGGCGTGGAACCGGTATGCCGCGCGCAACGGGTTCCGGGGAGAGGGATTCGGCGTCGGCCACAACTACGTCGCCGTCTGCCGCGCGGCCTCCGGCGACCGGGACGCCCACGCGCACCTCGTGGCGGACGGCATCGAGGCGGTGCTCGCCGGGAAGGCCACCGAGTTCGAGCTCGACTACGAGTGCCATGCGCCGCACCGGCGGCAGTGGTTCCGCGTGCTCGTCACCCCCGCGCCGGCGGACTCCGGCGCGTCGGCGGTGGTGATGCACGTGGACGTGAGCAGCATCTCGCACGCCGAGGAGGCGCTCCGCAGCAACGAGGGGCGGTATCGCGAGCTCTTCAAGCGGCATCCGCAGGCGATGTACGTCTGCGACGCCTCGACGCTCCGGTTCGTGGCCGTGAACGATGCAGCCGTCGCGCGGTATGGGTACTCGCGCGAGGAGTTCCTTGGCATGACGCTCTTCGACCTGCGGCCGGCCGATGCCCACGACGCGCTGCGCCAGGAGCTGTCGGTGGTGCCGATGGGTCCGCGGCACCCGGGGCTCCACCGCCACGTCCGGAAGGACGGCAGCGTGGTGATGGTCGACATCTCGACGCACACGCTCGAGTATGCTGACCGGCAGGCGTTCGTGGTGCTGGCGATCGACGTGACGGAACGGGAGCTGGCCGAGTCCGCGCTGCGCGACGGCGCAGCACGCCTGCAGGCGCTGGCCTCGGAGCTCGAGGCCGAGCGTGCGCGCCTGGTGGCGGCGCAGGCCGTCGGCAAGATCGGCAGCTGGGAGTTCGACCTTGCCACCGCGACCGGCCGCTGGTCCGAGGAGCTGTACCGGATCTACGGCCAGCCGAACGACGGGACCCCGATGACGATCGCCCGCGTGCTCGGGTGGTTCCATCCGGACGACCGCGCGCCGGCGCAGGCCAGCTTCGCGGCCGGTCTCGCGCAGCCGGGCGAGGTGATGGAATCGCGCCACCGGATCGTGCTGCCCGACGGCAGCGAGAAGGTGGTGAACGACCGGTTCCGCATCCAGGCCGATGCGGCTGGTGTGCCGGTGACGGTGAGCGGCACGGCGCAGGACGTGACCGAGCAGCATCGCATGCTGGATGCCATCCAGATCAGCGAGGAGCGGTTCCGGCTGGTGGCGAAGGCGACCAACGAGTCGGTCTGGGACTGGGACATGGTCGCCTCGACGCTGTGGTGGAACGACGGCTACGAGGCGATGTTCGGCTACCATCACGGTGCCACGCGGCCCTCGCTCGAGGGATGGCTCGACCGCATCCATCCCGACGACCGCGACGACATCTACGCCAGCATCACGGCCGCGCTGAGCGAGGGCCGCACCGACTGGGCGCGGGAGTACCGCTACTGCCGATCCGACGGCACATACGCCTACGTGCTGGATCGCGGGCACATCCTGCGCGACGAGGGAGGCCGGCCGGTCCGCATGATCGGCGGCATGCGCGACCTCTCGTCGCGGCGCGACGTGGAGATGCGCCTCAACGAGCAGGCCGCGCTGCTGGATGCGGCGCACGACGCGATCCTCGTGAAGGACATGGACGATCGCATCGTGTACTGGAACAAGGGGGCCGAGCGCCTCTTCGGGTGGACGGCGGAGGAGGCCATCGGCCAGGTGGCCACCCGGCTGTTCGACGTCGAGATGGAGTCGTACCGCGCGGCGCGCGAGTCGCTGCTCGCCCACGGGCAGTGGGAGGGCGAGCTGGTCAAGCACACGCGCGACGGGCGGGAGCGCGCCGTGGACGTGCGCTGGACCGTCGTGCGGTCGGAGTCGGGTGCGCCGCGGGCGGTGTTCGCCATCACGCTGGACGTGACGGAACGGAAGCGGCTCGAGGCGCAGTTCCTGCGCGCCCAGCGGCTGGAGAGCATCGGCACGCTGGCCGGCGGCATCGCACACGACCTGAACAACGTCCTGGCGCCGATCATGATGTCGATCGAGCTGCTGAAGTCGGGCGAGACGGATCCGGAGCGGCTGGAGACCCTCGCGACGATCGAGTCGGCGTCGCAGCGCGGCGCCGACATGGTGCGCCAGGTGCTGTCGTTCGCGCGCGGCACCGAGGGGGTGCGCCAGCCGATCGACGTGGGGCTGCTGGCCCGTGACGTGGTGAAGATCGCGCGCGAGACGTTCCCGAAGGACATCGCGGTGCGCCTGCGCACGGTGCTCGGGCCGTGGCTGATCGATGCCGATGCGACGCAGATCCACCAGGTGCTGATGAACATGGTCGTCAATGCCCGCGATGCCATGCCGCACGGTGGCACGCTGGAGCTGTCGATCGCGAACGTGGTGCTGGACGACACCTATGCGGGGATGCACACGGAGAGCCGGCCAGGCCGCTACCTGAGCATCACCGTGGCCGACACCGGGCGTGGCATTCCCCCGGAGGTGATGGAGCGCCTGTTCGAGCCGTTCTTCACCACCAAGGAACAGGGCAAGGGCACGGGGCTGGGCCTCTCCACCGTGCACACCATCGTGCGCACGCACGGCGGGTTCGTGACGGTGTACTCGGAGCCGGGGCACGGTGCCCGGTTCGTGGTGCACCTGCCGGCCCGCATCGACATGCTGCCCGACGAGGGCGTCCCGGGTGCGGCGCAGCAATTGCCGCGTGGGGCCGGCGAGTTGATCCTGGTGGTGGACGACGAGGAGCCGATCCGCGAGATCGTGCGGAAGACGCTGGAGCGCTTCGGCTACGAGGTGATCGTGGCCGTGAACGGCGCCGAGGCGGTGGCGCGCTACGTCCAGCACGACGGGCGTGTCGCGGCGGTGCTCACCGACATGGCGATGCCGGTGATGGACGGGCCGGCGATGGTGATCGCGCTGCGCGCGCTCGACCCGGCCGCGCGGATCATCGGCTCCAGCGGCATGCTCACCAGCGACAAGCTCGCACACCTCTCGGGCCAGAGTTCGATGCAGTTCGTCCACAAGCCCTACACCGCCGAGGCGCTGCTCACCACACTGCACCGCGTCCTGCACGAGACGGCCTGA
- a CDS encoding efflux RND transporter periplasmic adaptor subunit produces MKKTSLAIGVTLACAVSAGVFWYTRSAEARNTPVFRFATVEQATLESTVSATGALSAVRTVQVGTQVSGQVAALYVDFNDKVRKGQLLARIDPTLQQQAVAESQAALERTEAQLAQAKAEYDRNKQLFESQVVTATEFATIQVTYRLAQSNVTSARIALQRTRQNLAYTSIASPIDGVIVSRAVELGQTVAASLSTPEIFRIAENLAEMQILALVDESDIGRIEVGQTATFTVAAFSTRTFNAVVKQKRLLSAVTDNVVNYTVVLGVANTDGKLLPGMTATVKFLTQRAENVLAVPNSALRFKPTAEMLGADSGILTARRDSLARRTAAAPPAVVAGGSGPGGPPPGFPGAAATPRVRRAAPDSVGTLWITDSTGRLRPFRVRTGVTDGQRTQVAGRAIAAGMQVAIGIATPGSAAAGGATANPFQPTQQRTGGPRPPGTF; encoded by the coding sequence ATGAAGAAGACCAGCCTCGCGATCGGAGTCACCCTGGCCTGCGCGGTCTCCGCTGGCGTGTTCTGGTACACGCGGAGTGCCGAGGCCCGGAACACGCCCGTGTTCCGGTTCGCCACCGTCGAGCAGGCGACCCTCGAGTCCACGGTGTCGGCCACCGGGGCGTTGAGCGCTGTCCGGACGGTGCAGGTGGGCACGCAGGTGTCCGGCCAGGTGGCCGCGCTCTACGTGGACTTCAATGACAAGGTGCGCAAGGGCCAGCTCCTCGCCCGCATCGACCCCACGCTGCAGCAGCAGGCCGTGGCGGAGTCGCAGGCCGCGCTCGAGCGCACCGAGGCACAGCTCGCGCAGGCGAAGGCGGAGTACGACCGGAACAAGCAGCTCTTCGAGTCGCAGGTCGTGACGGCCACCGAGTTCGCGACGATCCAGGTCACCTACCGGTTGGCCCAGTCGAACGTGACGTCCGCCCGCATCGCGCTGCAGCGCACCCGCCAGAACCTCGCCTACACCTCCATCGCCTCGCCGATCGATGGGGTGATCGTCTCACGCGCTGTCGAGCTGGGCCAGACGGTGGCCGCCAGCCTGTCCACGCCGGAGATCTTCCGCATCGCGGAGAACCTCGCCGAGATGCAGATCCTCGCCCTCGTCGACGAGAGTGACATCGGCAGGATCGAGGTCGGCCAGACCGCGACCTTCACCGTGGCCGCCTTCTCCACGCGCACCTTCAATGCGGTGGTGAAGCAGAAGCGCCTGCTCTCGGCCGTCACCGACAACGTGGTCAACTACACCGTCGTGCTTGGCGTCGCCAACACGGACGGCAAGCTGCTCCCGGGCATGACGGCGACGGTCAAGTTCCTCACGCAGCGCGCCGAGAACGTGTTGGCGGTGCCCAACTCGGCGCTCCGCTTCAAGCCCACCGCCGAGATGCTCGGGGCCGACAGCGGCATCCTCACGGCCCGCCGCGACAGCCTCGCCAGGCGTACGGCGGCGGCACCGCCGGCGGTGGTCGCCGGCGGCAGCGGGCCGGGCGGCCCGCCGCCCGGATTCCCGGGTGCGGCGGCGACCCCGCGCGTCCGCCGGGCCGCGCCCGATTCGGTCGGCACGCTCTGGATCACGGATTCCACCGGCCGACTCCGCCCGTTCCGCGTCCGCACCGGCGTCACCGACGGCCAGCGGACGCAGGTCGCCGGACGCGCGATCGCGGCCGGCATGCAGGTGGCGATCGGCATCGCGACGCCGGGCTCCGCGGCGGCCGGCGGCGCCACCGCGAACCCGTTCCAGCCGACGCAGCAACGCACCGGCGGTCCCCGCCCGCCGGGGACGTTCTGA
- a CDS encoding class I SAM-dependent methyltransferase, translated as MAPVGWIVAVIATVAFVIERLKRERMRALMKQTGTFLPLPSIPLPELDPVFAPGRFGPTLDTEVHFIGHGPIPVPGGTSDGEAWILAVLAKQAHTFFEFGTCTGKTAYLWSRNAPDGARIVTLTLAPDQRDRYVAAAGDDKRDERFALDESNFTEFVYSGTPQSARIEQRFGDSKAFDEGAYAGWADLVFVDGAHAESYVRSDTAKALRIVKPGGLILWHDYAGPHHAPGVFRALNALSKELPIRHVKGTTFAALRMPVDP; from the coding sequence GTGGCTCCTGTCGGCTGGATCGTCGCGGTGATCGCGACCGTGGCGTTCGTGATCGAGCGCCTGAAGCGCGAGCGGATGCGCGCCCTGATGAAGCAGACCGGCACCTTCCTGCCGCTGCCTTCGATCCCCCTGCCGGAGCTCGACCCGGTGTTCGCACCCGGCCGGTTCGGCCCGACGCTCGACACCGAGGTGCACTTCATCGGGCACGGGCCGATCCCGGTGCCGGGTGGGACGTCGGATGGCGAGGCCTGGATCCTCGCCGTGCTCGCGAAGCAGGCGCACACCTTCTTCGAGTTCGGCACCTGCACCGGCAAGACCGCCTACCTGTGGAGCCGCAATGCACCGGACGGCGCGCGGATCGTGACGCTCACCCTGGCCCCGGACCAGCGCGATCGCTACGTGGCCGCCGCCGGTGACGACAAGCGCGACGAACGGTTCGCCCTCGACGAATCGAACTTCACCGAGTTCGTGTATTCCGGGACGCCCCAGTCCGCGCGCATCGAGCAGCGCTTCGGCGACAGCAAGGCGTTCGACGAGGGTGCGTATGCGGGGTGGGCCGACCTGGTGTTCGTGGACGGCGCCCATGCCGAGTCGTACGTGCGCTCCGACACGGCGAAGGCCCTGCGGATCGTGAAGCCGGGCGGACTGATCCTCTGGCACGACTATGCCGGTCCGCACCACGCGCCCGGGGTGTTCCGCGCGCTGAACGCCCTGTCGAAGGAGCTCCCGATCCGGCACGTGAAGGGCACGACCTTTGCCGCCCTGCGCATGCCGGTCGACCCATGA
- a CDS encoding ABC transporter ATP-binding protein → MGVPHRGAAPHPVIRLTNVVKRYTMGTNQVLAMRGVNLEVQPGEMVAIIGASGSGKSTMMNIIGCLDTPTEGTYALDGVAVNGMSRNDLADLRNQKLGFVFQGFNLLPRTSALDNVELPMLYDRAARWTDTRATAAAALTRVGLGTRMDHEPSELSGGQQQRVAIARAIVTQPTLLLADEPTGNLDSHTTVDVMSLFQELNEQGITIILVTHEHDVAQYAKRIVEMRDGQVIRDTPVVGRHTAKDDLARMVQAGAMAEVS, encoded by the coding sequence ATGGGCGTCCCGCACCGCGGCGCCGCGCCGCACCCGGTCATCCGGCTCACCAACGTCGTGAAGCGCTACACGATGGGCACCAACCAGGTGCTCGCCATGCGGGGCGTGAACCTCGAGGTGCAGCCGGGCGAGATGGTCGCCATCATCGGCGCGTCGGGGTCCGGCAAGTCCACGATGATGAACATCATCGGTTGCCTCGACACGCCCACCGAGGGCACCTACGCGCTCGACGGCGTGGCCGTGAACGGCATGAGCCGCAACGACCTCGCCGACCTCCGCAACCAGAAGCTCGGCTTCGTCTTCCAGGGGTTCAACCTGCTGCCGCGCACCTCGGCACTCGACAACGTGGAACTGCCCATGCTCTACGACCGCGCCGCCCGCTGGACCGACACCCGTGCCACCGCCGCTGCCGCCCTCACGCGCGTGGGGCTCGGCACGCGCATGGACCACGAGCCCAGTGAGCTCTCGGGTGGCCAGCAGCAGCGCGTCGCCATCGCGCGCGCCATCGTCACGCAGCCCACCCTGCTGCTGGCCGACGAGCCGACGGGGAACCTCGACAGCCACACCACGGTGGACGTGATGTCGCTGTTCCAGGAGCTCAACGAGCAGGGCATCACCATCATCCTTGTCACCCACGAGCATGACGTGGCGCAGTACGCGAAGCGGATCGTCGAGATGCGTGACGGCCAGGTCATCCGGGACACCCCGGTGGTGGGTCGCCACACGGCGAAGGACGACCTGGCCAGGATGGTGCAGGCCGGCGCGATGGCGGAGGTGTCATGA